Within Chlorogloeopsis sp. ULAP01, the genomic segment CAAGTGTCAGAAGTGGCAAATCTGGTAGGCTATGGACACTTGGGTAACTTTGCAGCAGCCTTTAAGCGACAGTATGGCATCACACCCAGTCAGTGTTTAGCAGGGAAAAAGGCAGTTTTTGGATCATAAATGGCATTTTTTAGATAGACACGCCACAGTCAACTTTTCTACACTACACCTTATACCTATCAAAAATAATTAGCAACAAAAAGCTTTGATTGCTGTGTGAGGAACTATGAGGAGTTGGTGTTTATCTGCTGGTGTTTGTTCATCATTTTTAATCAGTCTTTCGGGATGTTTGAGTATTCTTGCGGTTTCATCGGTATGGGCTGGAGAAAAACCTAACCACCAAGATGTAGAGAACAGACAAATTACATCTGCAAAGACACACCAGGAAACAGGTTTTAGAATTCCGCGACTGAGTGAAATAAAGCGTCCCAGCACTAGCGCCATCATGTTAGTGCAGTCGCCAGCACCAACTAATCCACCTGCAACAAGCAAAGAAGTGATTGCCATTACGGGAGTAAAAGCTAATCCCACAGATAAAGGTGTGGAAGTAATTTTACAAACTTCCGTCGGTGAAAAATTACAAATCACCAATCGTAGTGAGGGAAATAACTTCATCGCTGATATACCCAGCGCACAACTGCGGCTAGCAAATGGCGATGCTTTTACATTCCGCTCCGAAAAACCAATTACGGGAATTATTGAGATAACTGTTACAAATTTAGATGCTAATACT encodes:
- a CDS encoding AMIN domain-containing protein, translated to MRSWCLSAGVCSSFLISLSGCLSILAVSSVWAGEKPNHQDVENRQITSAKTHQETGFRIPRLSEIKRPSTSAIMLVQSPAPTNPPATSKEVIAITGVKANPTDKGVEVILQTSVGEKLQITNRSEGNNFIADIPSAQLRLANGDAFTFRSEKPITGIIEITVTNLDANTVRLTVTGDTGLPVVELFDSDEGLIFGLIPAATAQNPTPPTAPLPLPRGGEG